In the genome of Dermatobacter hominis, the window CAGTCCCGCGCCGCCGACGTACCGGCGTTCGTCATCTTCAACGACGCCACGCTGGGGGCGATCGCCGAGCGCCGGCCGCGGTCGCAGTCGCAGCTGCTCGACGTGCCCGGCGTCGGTCCGGTGAAGGCACAGCGCTTCGGCGCCGACGTCCTGCGCATCGTCGCGGAGTCGGCCGGCTGAGCGGCCCCGGGCCGCACCGAGGTCGGGACACTGCGCGCCCGCATCGGGCGCACGCCGACCCGGCTCGGGGCCGGCGACGCGAGGGCGTCAGTCGTCGCGGGCGTCGAGCAGGCGCTGGAAGTGGCCCGACTCGAACGCGATGAAGAGGCCCTCGGCCTCGGCGCGCAGCTCGCCGTCGGCGACGATCGTGCCCTTCGCCCAGATCTTGCGGCCCTCGCGGCGGTCCAACCACCCCTCCATCCGGAGCGGCGTGTTGAGGGGGGTCGGCCGCCGGTAGTCGACGCCGAGGTGGGCGGTCATGCCCTGGGTGCCCGACAGCGACTGGGCCGCCCCGAGCAGCTCGTCGAACGCGCCGGCCACGTAGCCGCCGTGCACGCACCCGGGCGGGCCCTCGTACGCCGAGCCGAACGTGACGTCGCAGACCACCCGGTCGCCCTGCTGCTCCAGCCGCATCGGCGGCGACATCGGGTTGGCCAGACCGATGAACGGGCTGTGGTCGAAGAAGGCCCAGACCTCGGTGGCCTCCGGGATCTCGCCGGCGACCGCCGCCTCGGCGAACCCCTGGTACGTCTGGCCCTTCGGCAGGGCGCCGAGCACGGCGGCGAGGTTCTCGAGGTCGTCGGCGGCCGACGAGAGGTCCTCGGTCGTCGCGGTCGTCGACACCAGCGAGTCGATGATGCCGCGCATCGCCTGGGCGAGGCGGCGCACCTCCTGGCGGCGCGGGGTCAGCTCGAGCCGGGCGAGGCCCTCGACGCGGGGGCTGGTGGGCGCCTCGTCGGGGACGGCGGCGGCGCCGTCGGTCGCCTCGCTCACGCCGCGTCCACGTCGTAGACGGCGAGCACCGGCGTGTGGTCCGACGGCTTGGAGCCCTTCCGGGCGTTGCGGTCGATCAGGTCGACCGTGGCGCGCTCGGCGAGCGCGGCGGACGACAGCAGGTAGTCGATGCGCATCCCGCGCTTCTTGTGGAAGTCGCCGTTGCGGTAGTCCCAGTAGGAGAAGATCCCGTCCTCGGGGTACCGCCGGCGCAGCGTGTCGACGAGGCCCCAGTCGGTGACGTTCGCCAGCGCGGCCCGCTCCTCGGGGGTGACGTGGGTCGAGCCCTCGAACGCGGCGGGGCTCCAGACGTCCTGGTCGGTGGGGGCGATGTTCCAGTCGCCGAGCAGCACGACCAGCTCGTCGGGCGAGTGGTGCGCGTCGAGGTGGGCCCGCAGCCGGCCCAGCCACGCGAGCTTGTAGTGGTAGTGGTCGGCGCCGACCTCGCGCCCGTTCGGGACGTAGACGGTGCCGATCCGGATCCCGCCGCAGGTGGCCCACAGGACCCGGGCGTCCTCGTCGGGGTCCTCGCCGTCGTCGAAGCCGGCGACCACGTCGTCGATGCCGACCTTCGACAGGATCGCCACGCCGTTCCAGCGGCCCTGCCCGTGGTGCACCGAGTCGTAGCCCAGCCGCTGGAAGTCCATGCCCGGGAACTGGGCGTCGGACATCTTGGTCTCCTGCAGGCACAGGACGTCGGGCTGGACGTCGGCCAGCCACTCCTCCACCCGGGGCATGCGGGCGTTGAGCGAGTTCACGTTCCACGTGGCGATCAGCACCGGCCGCAATCTACGCGACGACCGCCCGACGACCGGCCGGCGGGACGGCGCGCGCTGGCCGCGGAGGGTGGCGGGACGCCCGCCGGGAGCACCGCCGGGGGACCCTGCAGTGCCTCGGGACCCCGGGGGGTGGGCCGGTAGGCTGACGGCCGTGAACGACACCCCCTCCCAGGCCGGTGCCCCCGCTGCGGGCTCGGATCCGGCCGGCTCGGAACCCCTCGGCCCCAACGCGTGGCTGGTCGAGGAGATGTACGAGCAGTACCAGAACGATCCGTCCTCGGTCAGCGAGACCTGGCAGGACTTCTTCGGTGACTACAACCCGCCCGGTCGCCCCGCCGTCGCGGTGGCCGCCCCGCCCGCCCCTCCGGCCGCTCCTCCCGCTCCGGCTCCGGCTCCGGCTCCGGCTGCGCCAGCAGCGCCCCCCGCTCCTGCGCCTGCGGCACCGGCTGCACCCGCCGCTCCCGCTCCGGCCGCTCCTGCGGCACCGGCTCCCGCCGCGCCGTCGACCACCAACGGCTCGACCGCGCCGGCCGAGGAGCCCGGCGAACCGATCCGCGGCG includes:
- a CDS encoding PaaI family thioesterase, producing the protein MSEATDGAAAVPDEAPTSPRVEGLARLELTPRRQEVRRLAQAMRGIIDSLVSTTATTEDLSSAADDLENLAAVLGALPKGQTYQGFAEAAVAGEIPEATEVWAFFDHSPFIGLANPMSPPMRLEQQGDRVVCDVTFGSAYEGPPGCVHGGYVAGAFDELLGAAQSLSGTQGMTAHLGVDYRRPTPLNTPLRMEGWLDRREGRKIWAKGTIVADGELRAEAEGLFIAFESGHFQRLLDARDD
- a CDS encoding exodeoxyribonuclease III, with the translated sequence MLIATWNVNSLNARMPRVEEWLADVQPDVLCLQETKMSDAQFPGMDFQRLGYDSVHHGQGRWNGVAILSKVGIDDVVAGFDDGEDPDEDARVLWATCGGIRIGTVYVPNGREVGADHYHYKLAWLGRLRAHLDAHHSPDELVVLLGDWNIAPTDQDVWSPAAFEGSTHVTPEERAALANVTDWGLVDTLRRRYPEDGIFSYWDYRNGDFHKKRGMRIDYLLSSAALAERATVDLIDRNARKGSKPSDHTPVLAVYDVDAA